Below is a window of Acidobacteriota bacterium DNA.
GGGTAAAAGCGTTTTGATTATCTATGATGCAACCGCAAAAAGTCGATTTAGCCCGCGAATCCCGCGAACGAACGCGAATCAGAAAACAACAATCAATTGATATTATTCGTGTTGTGAATTCGCGTCTATTCGTGGTATTCGCGGGAAATCTCCCTTTCGCGACTTTTTGCGGGGTCATCCTTCTTGACCAATTGGCTTCGGGTGGTCGCGGCCGGCGGATTACCGGATTCCCGGTACGAAATCCTGGCGAAGGTCGCGGGCGACGCGAAATTCCTTTCCTGACCCTTTGCGAGGCTTTGCGGCCTGGCGCCTTTGCGAGCGTTATGACGGGCTAAAATGCTTTTCGCGAGCGTCCGGATGATCCATTTATCCGCGGTTTGTCGGAAGGACCACCCCGAAACCGCCCGTCACTCTTTTCGTCCGGCTCCCCTTCGGATAGAATGACCGTGTAACCATCCCGCCGGACCGGTCGTCTGTAGGGTCGGATGGTTCAGAAGGCGCCTCGACCTCCGAAACGTCCGGAAAAGGAGAACGCTCATGCAAACCCGAAACCTGAATTCGAACCCCCGGCTCCTCGTCACTCTCTGCCTCGCGGCCCTCCTGTCGGCCGTCTCCTCGTTCGCGCCCGCCGCCGCCCCGCCCCCGGTTGCCGTGCCCGAACTGAACCCGGTGCTCGTGAAGTCGCCGGTCCAGTGGATGCAGGAATTCCTCGGCCGGCTGGACCTCACCCCCGAGCAGATCCAGCAGATCCTGGAGGTCTTCCGCTCCCACGCCGCCGAACTCCAGGTGGTGGCCGTCGAGGAGTTCGCGGCCCGGACCCTGCTCAACCAGGCCGTCCACCAGTGCACCCCCAACCCGATCGCCGTCCGGATGGCCACGGTCGGTGTCGCGGCCGCCGACCTCCAGCTCAACCTCCTCCGGGCGGCGCTCTTCGCCGAGATCCACCCCATCCTCACCGAGGGCCAGCGGGCCGAGTTGCAGGGCCTCACCGACCTCGTCCAGGGGTGGGTCACCCAGGCCGCCGGGTCCTGCGGTTCGAATTCCGGGCCCCACCCGGTGCTGGACGCGCTGAGGGACCTGGCCGCCGCGAAACTGGGGCTGACCGAGGACCAGCGGGCGCAGCTCCAGGCCGTCATCGACCGGCACAAGCCGCTGGTGTGCACCCAGCTCAACCAGGAGATCGCGGCGCGGAAGTCCCTCCTGGCGGCCATCCGGAAGCCGGCGGTGGACACGGGCGCCATCCTGGCCGCGTCCACGACGGTCTACGAGGTGGACGTCGCCTTCAACCTGGAACGGGCCGACATTTACGCCGAGGTTTGCGCGATCCTGACCCCCGAGCAGAAGGACAAGCTCCGCGGGATCGTCGATCGCGTGCGGACCGCCGTGGAAAAGCTCCTCGAGGCCCTGGCGGGGGTCTTCCCGCAGGCGGCCTGGTGACGGGGAAGGAGGCGGCCTGTTGGGGCCCCCGGGAGCGGGATCCCTTGCCGGCGGCGGGTTGCCGGGGTCGAACGCGCCAGTGGACGCGTCGGCCGACCGGCAACTCGCCGCCGCCATTTGCGGGGGCGACGAAAGCGCCTTCGAGCGCTTCGTGGAAGCCCACCACGGCCGGGTGGCGAGGCTGGCCGGGCGCTTCTTCGGCAACCGGCCCGACGTGGAGGACATCGTGCAGGACGTTTTCGTGAAATCCTGATGCGGACGTACCGTGGCGAGATGCCCCTGGACCACTGGCTGTCCCGGATCACGGTGAACGCCTGCTACGACCGGCTCCGTTCCCGGCGGCGGCACCCGGAGGAACCGGTTTCCCAGCTGGGGGAGGAGCAGTCCTTCCGGCTGGAGAACCGGCCGGAGCCCGAGGGCGACAACCCCGAGGAGCGCCAGCGGCGGCGCGAGGAGTGCGAGGCCGCCCGGGCGCTCCTGGAAAGGCTCTCCGCCGCCGAGCGGCTGGTCCTCACCCTGATGATCCTCGAGGAACGCTCGGTGAGGGACATCGCGGCCCTCACCGGCTGGTCCTCGGCCAACGTGAAGATCCGGGCCTTCCGGGCCCGGCGGAAACTGCGGAAGCTGATCCTTCCGGAAACCCGGAAAGGCTGAGCGCGAAGAGGAGGTGGAGGATGTTCAGGAAAAAACGACCCCAGGCAAGTGGCCCGGGACCCTCGGCGGAAGCCGCCCGGATCCGGGACCTGCTGGAATCGGCCGCCCTTCCCGGGGACGAGGCGCCGCCCTTCGCCCCCTGGGTCCTGTCCCGGATCCGTGACGGCATCGCCCGCCGGCAGGCCCGGCCCGATGACGACCCCGCCTTCCACCCCGCGGGGGCCTTCGCCCTCCGGCTGCTCCCCGCCACCTTCGCCCTGGCCTTCGCCCTCACGGCCTGGGCCGGACTGGAGATGTGGACGGGCGCGGGGGCCTCCCCGACCCGGGGCCCGTCCCGGCAGACCCTTCGGACCGTGGAGGAACAGATCATCTCCGACGTGCTCTTCGGGCTGCCGCCCCAGGCGCCGGCGCAGGGAGGGAAGTGATGCGGGGCCTCTGGAAATACCGCCTGGCGGTGATCGGGGTGTTCCTCCTGGGCCTGGTCTCCGGCGCCGCCGGCATGTACATCTACAAGCGGAAGCAGG
It encodes the following:
- a CDS encoding periplasmic heavy metal sensor; its protein translation is MQTRNLNSNPRLLVTLCLAALLSAVSSFAPAAAPPPVAVPELNPVLVKSPVQWMQEFLGRLDLTPEQIQQILEVFRSHAAELQVVAVEEFAARTLLNQAVHQCTPNPIAVRMATVGVAAADLQLNLLRAALFAEIHPILTEGQRAELQGLTDLVQGWVTQAAGSCGSNSGPHPVLDALRDLAAAKLGLTEDQRAQLQAVIDRHKPLVCTQLNQEIAARKSLLAAIRKPAVDTGAILAASTTVYEVDVAFNLERADIYAEVCAILTPEQKDKLRGIVDRVRTAVEKLLEALAGVFPQAAW
- a CDS encoding RNA polymerase sigma factor, which produces MRTYRGEMPLDHWLSRITVNACYDRLRSRRRHPEEPVSQLGEEQSFRLENRPEPEGDNPEERQRRREECEAARALLERLSAAERLVLTLMILEERSVRDIAALTGWSSANVKIRAFRARRKLRKLILPETRKG